In one Granulicella cerasi genomic region, the following are encoded:
- a CDS encoding tetratricopeptide repeat protein, protein MGVCGQFRRLLLLAVAATSISSVASAQMAVPPHTAPLNVDPQVRQAFDHFYSLDFNDALHGWQIVAQQHPNDPMAYNYLLLGTLFRELYIQDLLDTTYYAHDSFLLNKRQVNVSPAVRQQIEDLSNRVIDMCDSALKKDPNDKNALFARSYAKGMHASFLILVDHSWSAAAKQGLSARNDSEAALKIDPQYADANMAVGIQQYAVASLPRVIRILVGFFGVGGNKQRGLEMLRISAAHGPVTSVESRTALSLFLRHDGRYSEALQVERSLAQQYPRDFLFRLEVANLLKDDGQGVQAIAEYKKVLEDAGKPGYFTEPRLQLAYFGLGETQRGYNDIQGAADSFLKAAQQPNCSDWLRKRAQLNAGNMYDLLHDRTQAVRLYNMAAAPGGDQSQADAARKYLKQPYTR, encoded by the coding sequence ATGGCCGTGCCGCCACACACGGCGCCGCTGAACGTTGATCCGCAGGTCCGCCAGGCGTTCGACCACTTTTACAGCCTCGACTTCAACGACGCGCTGCATGGTTGGCAAATAGTCGCGCAGCAACATCCCAACGATCCTATGGCCTACAACTACCTGTTGCTGGGCACGCTTTTTCGCGAGCTTTACATTCAGGATCTGCTCGACACGACGTACTACGCGCACGATTCTTTCCTGCTGAACAAACGTCAGGTGAACGTGTCACCCGCCGTGCGACAGCAGATCGAAGACCTCTCCAATCGCGTCATCGACATGTGCGATTCGGCATTGAAGAAAGATCCCAATGACAAGAACGCCCTCTTCGCGCGCTCGTATGCAAAGGGAATGCACGCGTCGTTTCTGATTCTCGTCGACCATTCCTGGTCGGCCGCAGCGAAGCAGGGCTTGTCTGCTCGCAACGACTCCGAGGCCGCGCTGAAGATCGATCCGCAGTACGCCGACGCCAATATGGCTGTGGGCATCCAGCAGTACGCAGTCGCAAGCCTGCCGCGCGTCATCCGCATCCTTGTAGGCTTCTTCGGCGTGGGAGGCAACAAGCAGCGCGGCCTCGAAATGCTGCGCATCTCCGCAGCGCATGGCCCTGTGACGAGCGTTGAATCACGCACAGCGTTGAGCCTCTTTCTGCGTCACGACGGCCGCTACTCCGAAGCTCTTCAGGTGGAGCGTTCGCTCGCGCAGCAGTATCCGCGCGACTTTCTGTTTCGCCTCGAAGTTGCGAACCTGCTGAAGGATGATGGCCAGGGCGTGCAAGCCATCGCCGAGTACAAGAAGGTGCTCGAAGATGCAGGGAAGCCGGGCTACTTCACGGAGCCCCGCCTTCAGCTCGCGTACTTCGGTCTCGGCGAGACGCAGCGCGGCTACAACGATATTCAAGGCGCGGCAGATAGCTTCCTCAAGGCGGCACAACAGCCTAACTGCAGCGACTGGCTTCGCAAGCGCGCGCAGTTGAACGCCGGCAATATGTACGATCTGCTGCACGACCGTACACAGGCGGTGCGGCTCTACAACATGGCCGCAGCTCCCGGCGGAGATCAGTCGCAAGCTGACGCGGCGAGGAAATATCTGAAACAGCCGTACACCCGCTAA
- a CDS encoding PspC domain-containing protein, whose amino-acid sequence MMCTVCGKEVQSGARFCSHCGAYVVPETLYGYSGPRSRFVRPQEGRMIAGVCAGIARYYAIDVAIVRLVVALCILFAGLPIVAYLIAWLVMPNEEFVPMAPPQNSAGAQ is encoded by the coding sequence ATGATGTGCACAGTTTGCGGTAAGGAAGTTCAGTCCGGCGCTCGTTTTTGCAGTCATTGTGGAGCGTATGTCGTTCCCGAAACCCTCTATGGCTATAGCGGACCGCGTTCGCGCTTCGTTCGGCCACAGGAAGGCCGCATGATCGCCGGTGTTTGCGCAGGCATCGCGCGCTACTACGCGATCGACGTAGCGATCGTGCGTCTCGTGGTGGCGCTTTGCATCCTGTTCGCAGGCCTGCCGATCGTTGCTTACCTCATTGCCTGGCTGGTGATGCCGAACGAAGAGTTCGTGCCGATGGCTCCGCCGCAGAACAGCGCTGGAGCGCAGTAA